The following proteins come from a genomic window of Hoplias malabaricus isolate fHopMal1 chromosome 15, fHopMal1.hap1, whole genome shotgun sequence:
- the specc1lb gene encoding cytospin-A isoform X2: protein MKKASRATGTSNRATAGSKAQGKPEGTSAMGTGSKATAKTTNSALPSKTKSNDDLPAVSTSSGGASAGSSSSAAKNKKSTTSTQSNPEAKAKTSSGQSGRRGTSSTAKEPGLTRESMRERSRTSTAKKLSGPLDSMPPKRSRCRTSTEAETQASKSRYERQISNKAMLESRVKDLLDLAKTKDLEIIHLRSELRGMRAQLGLQEQEEQEINEVEGQAEQQDQEKEAGCGISAADVESTLLLLQDQNQGIRGELNLLKSENRMLKDRLNALGFSLEQRLDSPDKGIRGISLSPEPAAGGGGSSSSSAGGAGTRVSSAEGSAGGSTEDLLSEARRVGSPDAVDSECSEAYSEAYQPVTSSDDALDAPSGCGSSSESEGGVSSPSRERRDSGGNVNEVSVACLTERIHQMEENQHSTAEELQATLQELADLQQIAQELSAENERLGEERAVLLDSLRQQAERLELYGRQMEHFRGLLDEHRVAYVKDDEEGDTKNGRYVELERRYAELNESARFEREQLLGVQQQLSGALKMAEQENAEAQGLAAALKDRVRMAERTAELERRERDAATMQMQALRLRADEDQTELERCRLQLEQERQRVAQLLSIHNAGDKTDIRQLLDSERADKERAETKAAELQEELGHTRKEAAQLQDAVSKLEGDFQEFRDEVQKQLAEQKRALTQQCSELEEKDTEIADLKETIFELEDEVEQHRAVKLHDNLIITDLENSIKKLHDQKYDMEKEIKTLHRKLREESAEWRQFQADLQTAVVIANDIKSEAQEEIGDLRRRLQEAQEKNEKMGKELDELKSKKQEEERGRVYNYMNAVERDLAALRQGMGLSRRSSTSSEPSPTVKTLIKSFDSASQGPVPGSPAATVPAVVAAAIPRTPLSPSPMKTPPAAAVSPMQRHTATTPKPLSSLVDKRPSYTELSMPVSRRSSEELKRDLSVTDSSAPTSIMTLGSSSPQLSLSSNSTSPTASVTPTTRGRLREERKDPLSALAREYGGSKRNALLKWCQKKTEGYQNIDITNFSSSWNDGLAFCAVLHTYLPAHIPYQELNSQDKRRNFTLAFQAAESVGIKSTLDIGEMVHTERPDWQSVMTYVTSIYKYFET, encoded by the exons ATGAAAAAGGCGAGCAGGGCCACGGGCACTTCCAACAGAGCAACGGCTGGCTCTAAAGCCCAGGGCAAGCCTGAGGGCACCAGCGCTATGGGCACTGGAAGCAAAGCCACAGCCAAGACCACAAACTCAGCCCTTCCGTCTAAG ACGAAGAGCAATGATGATCTCCCAGCAGTGAGCACAAGCAGTGGAGGAGCTTCAGCAGGAAGCAGCAGCTCTGCAGCCAAAAACAAGAAGAGCACCACTTCCACTCAAAGCAACCCAGAGGCCAAGGCCAAAACCAGCTCAG GTCAATCAGGAAGACGAGGGACATCCTCAACAGCCAAAGAGCCTGGATTGACCCGTGAAAGTATGCGAGAGCGCTCTAGGACCAGCACTGCCAAGAAGCTGTCTGGACCCTTGGATTCAATGCCTCCAAAGCGCTCCCGCTGCCGCACCTCAACGGAAGCTGAAACTCAGGCAAGCAAGTCTCGCTATGAGAGGCAGATCAGCAACAAAGCCATGCTGGAGTCCAGAGTGAAGGATCTGTTAGACTTGGCCAAGACAAAAGATCTGGAGATCATTCATCTGCGCTCAGAGCTGCGAGGGATGAGGGCTCAGCTGGGCCTGCAGgaacaggaggagcaggagatcAATGAGGTAGAGGGCCAGGCTGAGCAGCAGGACCAAGAGAAAGAGGCTGGATGTGGGATCAGTGCAGCAGATGTGGAGTCTACACTCCTGCTACTGCAGGACCAGAACCAAGGCATTCGGGGGGAGCTCAACCTGCTAAAGAGCGAGAACCGCATGCTGAAGGATCGCCTTAATGCTTTGGGTTTCTCCCTAGAGCAGAGGCTGGACAGCCCAGATAAAGGCATACGGGGAATCTCTCTGAGTCCAGAGCCAGCCGCTGGTGGagggggcagcagcagcagcagtgcagGTGGAGCAGGAACAAGAGTGTCTTCAGCTGAAGGTTCTGCTGGAGGTTCCACAGAGGATCTGTTGTCGGAGGCGAGACGTGTTGGATCACCTGATGCTGTGGACAGCGAGTGCAGTGAG GCCTACAGTGAGGCCTACCAGCCAGTTACTTCCAGTGACGATGCCCTGGATGCTCCCTCAGGATGTGgctcctcatctgagtctgagGGTGGTGTCTCCTCTCCGAGCCGGGAGCGAAGGGACAGCGGTGGCAATGTCAATGAGGTGTCCGTGGCCTGCCTCACTGAACGTATCCACCAGATGGAGGAAAACCAGCACAGCACGGCAGAGGAACTGCAGGCCACACTCCAGGAATTGGCTGACCTGCAGCAGATTGCCCAAGAGTTGAGCGCTGAAAACGAGCGACTTGGTGAGGAGCGCGCCGTGCTTTTGGACTCCTTGAGGCAGCAGGCGGAGCGTCTGGAACTCTATGGCCGTCAGATGGAGCACTTCCGAGGCCTGCTGGATGAGCACCGTGTGGCCTATGTGAAGGATGACGAAGAAGGGGACACAAAGAATGGGCGCTACGTGGAACTGGAGAGGCGCTATGCTGAGCTTAACGAGAGTGCACGCTTCGAGAGAGAGCAGCTGCTTGGCGTGCAGCAGCAGCTAAGTGGTGCTCTGAAGATGGCCGAGCAGGAGAATGCTGAGGCCCAAGGCCTCGCAGCTGCTTTGAAGGATCGTGTGCGGATGGCTGAGAGGACAGCTGAGCTGGAGCGGAGAGAGCGTGATGCCGCTACCATGCAAATGCAGGCCCTCAGGCTTCGGGCTGATGAGGATCAAACAGAACTGGAGCGCTGCAGACTGCAGCTAGAGCAGGAGAGGCAGAGGGTGGCCCAACTCTTGTCCATTCATAATGCTGGTGACAAGACTGACATACGGCAATTGTTGGATAGTGAGAGGGCAGACAAGGAGCGCGCTGAGACCAAAGCAGCCGAGCTGCAGGAGGAGCTGGGGCACACGCGCAAAGAGGCTGCCCAATTGCAGGACGCAGTTAGTAAG CTGGAGGGTGATTTCCAGGAGTTCCGGGATGAGGTGCAGAAACAGCTGGCCGAACAAAAGCGTGctctgacacagcagtgctctgaACTAGAGGAAAAGGACACAGAGATTGCTGATTTGAAGGAGACAATATTTGAACTAGAGGATGAAGTTGAGCAACATCGAGCTGTCAAACTTCACGACAACCTCATCATCACAGACCTGGAGA ATTCCATTAAAAAACTTCATGACCAGAAATATGACATGGAAAAGGAGATTAAGACCCTTCACCGCAAACTGCGG GAAGAATCAGCCGAGTGGAGGCAGTTCCAGGCTGATCTCCAGACAGCTGTGGTCATTGCCAATGACATAAAGTCTGAGGCTCAAGAGGAGATCGGGGACCTGCGCCGCCGCCTGCAGGAGGCTCAggagaaaaatgagaaaatgggcAAAGAGCTGGATGAGCTCAAGAGCAAAAA GCAGGAAGAGGAGCGTGGTCGTGTCTATAACTACATGAATGCAGTGGAGCGGGATCTTGCTGCACTTAGGCAGGGAATGGGCCTGAGTCGCCGCTCCTCCACATCTTCAGAGCCCTCCCCTACCGTTAAGACCCTCATCAAAAGCTTCGACAGTGCCTCGCAAG GTCCGGTTCCAGGCAGTCCAGCTGCCACCGTTCCAGCTGTGGTTGCTGCTGCCATTCCCAGAACCCCACTCAGCCCCAGCCCAATGAAAACTCCACCCGCAGCTGCAGTGTCTCCAATGCAG AGGCACACAGCCACCACACCCAAGCCCCTTTCGTCTCTTGTGGACAAGAGACCCAGCTACACGGAGCTGAGCATGCCAG TCTCCCGTAGGAGTAGTGAAGAGCTGAAGAGGGATCTTTCAGTTACAGACTCATCAGCACCCACATCAATCATGACTTTAGGCTCGTCTTCCCCtcagctctctctgtcttcaaACTCCACCTCCCCCACAGCCTCAGTCACACCTACTACACGTGGGCGTTTACG agaagagagaaaggaccCACTCTCTGCTCTAGCCAGGGAATATGGAGGATCCAAGAGGAACGCTCTTCTCAAGTGGTGCCAGAAAAAGACAGAGGGTTATCAG
- the specc1lb gene encoding cytospin-A isoform X1, producing MKKASRATGTSNRATAGSKAQGKPEGTSAMGTGSKATAKTTNSALPSKTKSNDDLPAVSTSSGGASAGSSSSAAKNKKSTTSTQSNPEAKAKTSSGQSGRRGTSSTAKEPGLTRESMRERSRTSTAKKLSGPLDSMPPKRSRCRTSTEAETQASKSRYERQISNKAMLESRVKDLLDLAKTKDLEIIHLRSELRGMRAQLGLQEQEEQEINEVEGQAEQQDQEKEAGCGISAADVESTLLLLQDQNQGIRGELNLLKSENRMLKDRLNALGFSLEQRLDSPDKGIRGISLSPEPAAGGGGSSSSSAGGAGTRVSSAEGSAGGSTEDLLSEARRVGSPDAVDSECSEAYSEAYQPVTSSDDALDAPSGCGSSSESEGGVSSPSRERRDSGGNVNEVSVACLTERIHQMEENQHSTAEELQATLQELADLQQIAQELSAENERLGEERAVLLDSLRQQAERLELYGRQMEHFRGLLDEHRVAYVKDDEEGDTKNGRYVELERRYAELNESARFEREQLLGVQQQLSGALKMAEQENAEAQGLAAALKDRVRMAERTAELERRERDAATMQMQALRLRADEDQTELERCRLQLEQERQRVAQLLSIHNAGDKTDIRQLLDSERADKERAETKAAELQEELGHTRKEAAQLQDAVSKLEGDFQEFRDEVQKQLAEQKRALTQQCSELEEKDTEIADLKETIFELEDEVEQHRAVKLHDNLIITDLENSIKKLHDQKYDMEKEIKTLHRKLREESAEWRQFQADLQTAVVIANDIKSEAQEEIGDLRRRLQEAQEKNEKMGKELDELKSKKQEEERGRVYNYMNAVERDLAALRQGMGLSRRSSTSSEPSPTVKTLIKSFDSASQGPVPGSPAATVPAVVAAAIPRTPLSPSPMKTPPAAAVSPMQRHTATTPKPLSSLVDKRPSYTELSMPADHLLRTSPGARPGSSNQRVPNIDCISVSRRSSEELKRDLSVTDSSAPTSIMTLGSSSPQLSLSSNSTSPTASVTPTTRGRLREERKDPLSALAREYGGSKRNALLKWCQKKTEGYQNIDITNFSSSWNDGLAFCAVLHTYLPAHIPYQELNSQDKRRNFTLAFQAAESVGIKSTLDIGEMVHTERPDWQSVMTYVTSIYKYFET from the exons ATGAAAAAGGCGAGCAGGGCCACGGGCACTTCCAACAGAGCAACGGCTGGCTCTAAAGCCCAGGGCAAGCCTGAGGGCACCAGCGCTATGGGCACTGGAAGCAAAGCCACAGCCAAGACCACAAACTCAGCCCTTCCGTCTAAG ACGAAGAGCAATGATGATCTCCCAGCAGTGAGCACAAGCAGTGGAGGAGCTTCAGCAGGAAGCAGCAGCTCTGCAGCCAAAAACAAGAAGAGCACCACTTCCACTCAAAGCAACCCAGAGGCCAAGGCCAAAACCAGCTCAG GTCAATCAGGAAGACGAGGGACATCCTCAACAGCCAAAGAGCCTGGATTGACCCGTGAAAGTATGCGAGAGCGCTCTAGGACCAGCACTGCCAAGAAGCTGTCTGGACCCTTGGATTCAATGCCTCCAAAGCGCTCCCGCTGCCGCACCTCAACGGAAGCTGAAACTCAGGCAAGCAAGTCTCGCTATGAGAGGCAGATCAGCAACAAAGCCATGCTGGAGTCCAGAGTGAAGGATCTGTTAGACTTGGCCAAGACAAAAGATCTGGAGATCATTCATCTGCGCTCAGAGCTGCGAGGGATGAGGGCTCAGCTGGGCCTGCAGgaacaggaggagcaggagatcAATGAGGTAGAGGGCCAGGCTGAGCAGCAGGACCAAGAGAAAGAGGCTGGATGTGGGATCAGTGCAGCAGATGTGGAGTCTACACTCCTGCTACTGCAGGACCAGAACCAAGGCATTCGGGGGGAGCTCAACCTGCTAAAGAGCGAGAACCGCATGCTGAAGGATCGCCTTAATGCTTTGGGTTTCTCCCTAGAGCAGAGGCTGGACAGCCCAGATAAAGGCATACGGGGAATCTCTCTGAGTCCAGAGCCAGCCGCTGGTGGagggggcagcagcagcagcagtgcagGTGGAGCAGGAACAAGAGTGTCTTCAGCTGAAGGTTCTGCTGGAGGTTCCACAGAGGATCTGTTGTCGGAGGCGAGACGTGTTGGATCACCTGATGCTGTGGACAGCGAGTGCAGTGAG GCCTACAGTGAGGCCTACCAGCCAGTTACTTCCAGTGACGATGCCCTGGATGCTCCCTCAGGATGTGgctcctcatctgagtctgagGGTGGTGTCTCCTCTCCGAGCCGGGAGCGAAGGGACAGCGGTGGCAATGTCAATGAGGTGTCCGTGGCCTGCCTCACTGAACGTATCCACCAGATGGAGGAAAACCAGCACAGCACGGCAGAGGAACTGCAGGCCACACTCCAGGAATTGGCTGACCTGCAGCAGATTGCCCAAGAGTTGAGCGCTGAAAACGAGCGACTTGGTGAGGAGCGCGCCGTGCTTTTGGACTCCTTGAGGCAGCAGGCGGAGCGTCTGGAACTCTATGGCCGTCAGATGGAGCACTTCCGAGGCCTGCTGGATGAGCACCGTGTGGCCTATGTGAAGGATGACGAAGAAGGGGACACAAAGAATGGGCGCTACGTGGAACTGGAGAGGCGCTATGCTGAGCTTAACGAGAGTGCACGCTTCGAGAGAGAGCAGCTGCTTGGCGTGCAGCAGCAGCTAAGTGGTGCTCTGAAGATGGCCGAGCAGGAGAATGCTGAGGCCCAAGGCCTCGCAGCTGCTTTGAAGGATCGTGTGCGGATGGCTGAGAGGACAGCTGAGCTGGAGCGGAGAGAGCGTGATGCCGCTACCATGCAAATGCAGGCCCTCAGGCTTCGGGCTGATGAGGATCAAACAGAACTGGAGCGCTGCAGACTGCAGCTAGAGCAGGAGAGGCAGAGGGTGGCCCAACTCTTGTCCATTCATAATGCTGGTGACAAGACTGACATACGGCAATTGTTGGATAGTGAGAGGGCAGACAAGGAGCGCGCTGAGACCAAAGCAGCCGAGCTGCAGGAGGAGCTGGGGCACACGCGCAAAGAGGCTGCCCAATTGCAGGACGCAGTTAGTAAG CTGGAGGGTGATTTCCAGGAGTTCCGGGATGAGGTGCAGAAACAGCTGGCCGAACAAAAGCGTGctctgacacagcagtgctctgaACTAGAGGAAAAGGACACAGAGATTGCTGATTTGAAGGAGACAATATTTGAACTAGAGGATGAAGTTGAGCAACATCGAGCTGTCAAACTTCACGACAACCTCATCATCACAGACCTGGAGA ATTCCATTAAAAAACTTCATGACCAGAAATATGACATGGAAAAGGAGATTAAGACCCTTCACCGCAAACTGCGG GAAGAATCAGCCGAGTGGAGGCAGTTCCAGGCTGATCTCCAGACAGCTGTGGTCATTGCCAATGACATAAAGTCTGAGGCTCAAGAGGAGATCGGGGACCTGCGCCGCCGCCTGCAGGAGGCTCAggagaaaaatgagaaaatgggcAAAGAGCTGGATGAGCTCAAGAGCAAAAA GCAGGAAGAGGAGCGTGGTCGTGTCTATAACTACATGAATGCAGTGGAGCGGGATCTTGCTGCACTTAGGCAGGGAATGGGCCTGAGTCGCCGCTCCTCCACATCTTCAGAGCCCTCCCCTACCGTTAAGACCCTCATCAAAAGCTTCGACAGTGCCTCGCAAG GTCCGGTTCCAGGCAGTCCAGCTGCCACCGTTCCAGCTGTGGTTGCTGCTGCCATTCCCAGAACCCCACTCAGCCCCAGCCCAATGAAAACTCCACCCGCAGCTGCAGTGTCTCCAATGCAG AGGCACACAGCCACCACACCCAAGCCCCTTTCGTCTCTTGTGGACAAGAGACCCAGCTACACGGAGCTGAGCATGCCAG CAGACCATCTGCTTCGAACCTCTCCAGGAGCTCGTCCTGGCTCCAGTAACCAGAGAGTGCCTAACATAGACTGCatatcag TCTCCCGTAGGAGTAGTGAAGAGCTGAAGAGGGATCTTTCAGTTACAGACTCATCAGCACCCACATCAATCATGACTTTAGGCTCGTCTTCCCCtcagctctctctgtcttcaaACTCCACCTCCCCCACAGCCTCAGTCACACCTACTACACGTGGGCGTTTACG agaagagagaaaggaccCACTCTCTGCTCTAGCCAGGGAATATGGAGGATCCAAGAGGAACGCTCTTCTCAAGTGGTGCCAGAAAAAGACAGAGGGTTATCAG